In one Candidatus Pelagibacter sp. HTCC7211 genomic region, the following are encoded:
- the ileS gene encoding isoleucine--tRNA ligase: MSKSQINLPKTAFSMKANLPVREPEILEYWNKINLYDELRNSSKGKEKFVLHDGPPYANGNIHMGTALNKILKDIIVKFHQMDGKDSIYVPGWDCHGLPIEWKIEEQYKKNKKNKNEVPIVEFRKECRSFAEKWIEVHKSQFKRLGVIGDWENYYSTMSFDAEAQIVRELGKFLKEGSLYRGFKPVLWSTVEKTALADAEVEYQDHKSDTIYTSFPVKSSNIKELEGSEVVIWTTTPWTIPANKALAYNQSLDYVLIQLNDEGDFQNRKIVIAEALLESVIKDCSIENYQEIKKFKGKDLKDTICKHPFFNLGYEYDIPMLEARFVTTEQGTGIVHCAPSHGPDDFNLCLNNGIKAIETVDGDGKYTSNVQLFEGNHIFKANPIVIEKLKEQKKLLSNGELIHSYPHSWRSKAPLVHRATPQWFISMESHKLREIALKALDETTFYPSKGKERLRSMIETRPDWCVSRQRVWGVPLPIFVNKKTKEILVDDEVNETIANIYEIEGSDCWFSDDPQRFLGKKYKSEDYEKLSDIVEVWFDSGSTHSFVLEKREDLKWPASMYLEGSDQHRGWFHSSLLESCGTRGRAPFESILSHGFVVDGKGLKMSKSLGNVIAPEDILKKYGADILRIWVASSNYAEDLRIDHSILDQHAESYRKIRNTFRYLLGNLNDNFEKIDLQKINLSELPELEKFMLHKIYVLNSNFKNYFKNYDFHNLYKELLNFCTVDLSAFYFDIRKDTLYCDPIDSKKRQSTIILLNVILNSLLRWFAPILSFTTEEIYKLIYNNNNSIHLESFLNYPEKFKNDQLNQKWIDLIKIRNICNISIEEKRASKEIGSSLEAKLKINLDKKLSKITENIDFSELCITSSSEVIFNKNIEISAETTKAKGTKCPVCWKITEEACSRKTCPKHFE; this comes from the coding sequence ATGAGCAAATCACAAATAAATCTTCCTAAAACTGCTTTTTCCATGAAGGCAAATCTACCAGTTAGAGAACCTGAAATTTTAGAATATTGGAATAAGATTAATCTATATGATGAATTAAGAAACTCTAGCAAAGGAAAAGAAAAATTTGTTCTTCACGATGGCCCTCCTTATGCAAATGGTAATATTCATATGGGTACGGCTTTAAATAAAATTTTGAAAGATATAATAGTAAAATTTCATCAAATGGATGGCAAGGACTCTATATATGTCCCAGGGTGGGATTGTCATGGTTTACCAATTGAATGGAAAATAGAGGAACAATATAAAAAAAATAAAAAAAATAAGAATGAAGTACCAATCGTTGAATTTAGAAAAGAATGCAGATCATTTGCAGAAAAATGGATTGAAGTTCATAAAAGTCAATTTAAACGATTAGGTGTTATTGGCGACTGGGAAAATTATTACTCTACAATGAGTTTTGATGCTGAGGCACAAATTGTAAGAGAATTAGGAAAATTTCTTAAAGAAGGAAGTTTATATAGAGGGTTCAAACCGGTTTTATGGTCAACAGTTGAAAAGACTGCACTTGCAGATGCGGAAGTAGAGTATCAAGATCATAAATCTGATACTATTTATACATCTTTTCCAGTTAAATCCTCTAATATAAAAGAGCTCGAAGGAAGTGAAGTTGTTATTTGGACAACAACTCCTTGGACAATACCAGCAAACAAAGCTTTAGCTTATAACCAGTCTCTTGATTATGTATTAATTCAATTGAATGATGAGGGTGATTTTCAAAATCGAAAAATAGTTATAGCTGAAGCTTTATTAGAGTCAGTTATAAAAGACTGCTCAATAGAAAATTATCAAGAGATTAAAAAGTTTAAAGGTAAAGATTTGAAAGATACAATCTGCAAACATCCTTTCTTTAATCTAGGTTATGAATATGATATACCAATGTTGGAAGCAAGATTTGTAACAACAGAACAAGGAACAGGTATTGTTCATTGTGCACCAAGTCATGGACCAGATGATTTTAATTTGTGTTTAAATAATGGAATTAAAGCTATTGAAACAGTTGATGGTGATGGAAAATATACTAGCAATGTACAATTATTTGAAGGTAACCACATTTTTAAAGCGAACCCAATTGTTATTGAAAAACTTAAAGAACAAAAAAAATTATTATCAAATGGTGAACTAATTCATTCTTATCCTCATTCTTGGAGATCTAAAGCACCACTAGTTCATAGAGCAACACCTCAGTGGTTTATCTCAATGGAAAGTCATAAGTTGAGAGAAATAGCACTTAAAGCTCTTGATGAAACAACTTTTTATCCTAGCAAGGGAAAAGAAAGATTAAGATCAATGATCGAAACCAGACCAGACTGGTGTGTTTCTAGACAAAGAGTTTGGGGCGTTCCTCTTCCAATTTTTGTAAATAAAAAAACAAAAGAAATTCTGGTAGACGATGAAGTAAATGAAACGATAGCAAATATATACGAAATAGAAGGTTCAGATTGTTGGTTTTCTGATGATCCGCAAAGATTTTTAGGTAAAAAATATAAGTCAGAGGATTACGAAAAGTTAAGTGATATTGTTGAAGTGTGGTTCGATAGTGGTTCCACTCATTCATTTGTTCTGGAAAAAAGAGAAGATTTAAAATGGCCAGCATCAATGTATCTAGAAGGCTCAGATCAACATAGAGGATGGTTTCATTCATCACTACTCGAATCGTGTGGGACAAGAGGAAGAGCCCCATTTGAGTCAATTTTATCTCATGGTTTTGTTGTTGATGGAAAAGGTTTAAAAATGTCAAAATCGCTTGGGAATGTGATTGCTCCAGAAGATATTTTAAAAAAATATGGAGCTGATATTTTAAGAATTTGGGTGGCATCTTCTAACTACGCTGAAGATTTAAGAATTGATCACTCTATTTTAGATCAGCACGCTGAGTCTTATAGAAAAATCAGAAATACATTTAGATACTTACTAGGTAATCTAAATGATAATTTTGAAAAAATTGATCTACAAAAAATAAATTTATCTGAATTACCAGAACTTGAGAAATTCATGCTTCATAAAATCTATGTGTTAAACTCAAATTTTAAAAACTACTTTAAAAATTATGATTTTCATAATTTATATAAAGAGTTGTTAAATTTTTGTACTGTGGATTTATCAGCCTTTTATTTTGATATTAGAAAAGATACTTTGTACTGTGATCCAATAGACTCAAAAAAAAGACAATCAACAATTATTTTGTTAAACGTGATTTTAAATTCATTATTAAGATGGTTTGCTCCAATTCTCTCTTTTACAACAGAAGAGATCTATAAATTAATTTACAACAATAATAATAGCATTCATTTAGAATCTTTTTTAAATTATCCAGAAAAATTTAAGAATGACCAGCTTAATCAAAAATGGATAGATCTTATTAAGATAAGAAATATATGTAATATTAGTATTGAAGAAAAAAGAGCATCTAAAGAAATTGGATCAAGTTTAGAGGCTAAACTAAAAATTAATTTGGATAAAAAATTATCTAAGATTACTGAAAATATTGATTTTTCAGAACTATGTATTACATCAAGTTCTGAGGTAATTTTTAATAAAAATATTGAAATAAGTGCTGAAACAACCAAAGCAAAAGGAACCAAATGTCCAGTATGTTGGAAAATTACTGAGGAAGCTTGTTCAAGAAAAACTTGCCCAAAACATTTTGAATGA
- a CDS encoding DEAD/DEAH box helicase, translating to MENFKLLKIEESLKNSLNKMNFTKPTPIQGMAIPAALEGKDILGTAQTGTGKTLAFSIPLINKLILDKNAFALVMCPTRELATQVMEAIKSIISDKINIKTALLIGGESMQKQLRQLGNRSRIIVGTPGRINDHLKRKSLNLSATKYLVLDETDRMLDMGFTPQIEMVLKFVPKDHQTLLFSATLPQNILRISERYLHKPERISTGATSVPIAKIKQETLQVFKENKYDELIDQFLARKGSILVFVKTKRSADKMVKRLKEEGHSADGIHGDLRQSKRDRVINSFRKGLKRILIATDVAARGLDIPLIQHVINYDLPQVPEDYVHRIGRTARAGSEGSALTFLTPDDRSMWNSINKLIDPNFKAVPSGLRRDSKNKRRGKGPNNKKRKAREEKRSFGKGRQDRSSSFRNKPKSYDKSRSGKPPRDGEKKSFGFKGKSSFRDKPKSYSKDRSQRPSRDGEKKSFGFKAKSSFTKKNNSKPSGFTNNPKYFGRKPSENTSSDSEKKSFGFKGKKKFKSRNSRPKSFSFKKHSKKRVKS from the coding sequence ATGGAAAATTTTAAATTATTAAAAATTGAAGAATCATTGAAAAATTCATTAAATAAAATGAACTTTACGAAACCTACACCTATTCAGGGTATGGCGATACCAGCTGCGTTGGAGGGTAAAGATATACTTGGAACAGCACAAACAGGTACAGGAAAAACACTAGCCTTCAGTATTCCATTAATTAACAAATTAATTTTAGATAAAAATGCATTTGCATTAGTAATGTGTCCAACAAGAGAGTTGGCTACTCAAGTGATGGAGGCAATTAAAAGTATTATTAGTGATAAGATAAATATTAAAACAGCCTTACTTATCGGTGGCGAATCCATGCAAAAACAACTTAGACAGTTAGGAAATAGATCAAGAATAATAGTTGGTACTCCTGGAAGAATTAATGACCATTTAAAAAGAAAAAGCCTTAATTTATCAGCAACAAAATATTTAGTTTTAGATGAGACTGATAGAATGTTGGATATGGGCTTTACTCCACAAATCGAAATGGTTTTAAAATTTGTACCAAAAGATCATCAAACATTACTTTTTTCCGCAACTTTACCTCAAAATATTTTAAGAATTTCTGAGAGATATTTACATAAACCTGAAAGAATTTCTACTGGAGCAACTTCAGTTCCAATTGCTAAAATTAAACAAGAAACACTCCAAGTCTTTAAAGAGAATAAATATGATGAATTGATTGATCAATTTTTAGCAAGGAAAGGATCAATTTTAGTTTTTGTCAAAACTAAGAGAAGTGCGGATAAAATGGTAAAACGTCTAAAGGAAGAAGGTCATTCTGCAGATGGAATACATGGTGATTTACGTCAAAGTAAAAGAGATCGTGTTATAAATTCTTTTAGAAAAGGTTTAAAAAGAATTTTAATTGCAACAGATGTAGCTGCTAGAGGTCTTGATATTCCTTTAATTCAACATGTAATTAATTATGATCTTCCACAAGTTCCAGAAGATTATGTTCACAGAATTGGAAGAACAGCTAGAGCAGGATCTGAAGGATCTGCCTTAACTTTTTTAACACCTGATGATAGATCAATGTGGAATTCTATAAATAAGTTAATTGATCCAAATTTTAAAGCAGTACCTAGTGGCTTAAGAAGAGATTCAAAAAACAAAAGAAGAGGTAAGGGTCCAAATAACAAAAAAAGAAAAGCCAGAGAGGAAAAAAGATCTTTTGGAAAAGGAAGACAAGATCGATCTTCGAGTTTTAGAAACAAGCCAAAATCCTATGACAAAAGTAGATCAGGCAAGCCACCAAGAGATGGAGAGAAAAAAAGTTTTGGCTTTAAAGGAAAATCAAGTTTTAGAGATAAACCAAAATCTTATAGTAAGGACAGATCACAAAGACCATCAAGAGATGGAGAGAAAAAAAGTTTTGGCTTTAAAGCAAAATCAAGTTTTACAAAAAAAAATAATTCCAAACCATCTGGCTTTACAAATAATCCGAAATATTTTGGAAGAAAACCCTCAGAAAATACATCTTCAGACTCTGAGAAAAAAAGCTTCGGTTTTAAGGGAAAGAAAAAATTTAAAAGTAGAAATAGCCGACCTAAAAGCTTTAGCTTTAAAAAACATAGTAAAAAAAGAGTTAAATCTTAA
- a CDS encoding TIGR01459 family HAD-type hydrolase, translating into MTKNLDNEGLQSIAENYDLFYIDLWGVVHNGIKLHEKAIFVLKELSKLNKKFILLTNAPRPNEAVKIFLEKMGMDNELRDHVFTSGEASLNYLKKFHNHDTFFHIGPPRDFDLFKDFKNNQSINLNDSQYLLCSGLFDEYDEDLKYYKDLLEKHINKKMVCTNPDLIVDRGNERELCAGSVAMVFEKMGGEVVYFGKPYAEVYNQSIDNKNKKILSIGDNLNTDIKGANLLNYDSLLISNGVHRNEIMNQGIEQIAKEYETVVNYIQSDLKW; encoded by the coding sequence ATGACAAAAAATTTAGATAATGAGGGTTTACAGTCAATTGCTGAGAATTATGACCTATTCTATATTGATCTTTGGGGGGTGGTGCATAATGGAATTAAACTTCATGAAAAAGCAATCTTTGTTTTAAAAGAGTTATCAAAATTGAACAAAAAATTTATTCTATTAACAAACGCACCAAGACCCAACGAAGCTGTAAAAATTTTTTTAGAAAAAATGGGGATGGACAACGAATTAAGAGATCATGTTTTTACATCAGGCGAAGCATCTCTTAATTATTTAAAAAAATTTCACAATCATGATACGTTTTTTCATATTGGACCACCAAGAGATTTTGATTTGTTTAAAGATTTTAAAAACAATCAATCAATAAATCTAAATGATAGTCAATATTTGTTATGCTCAGGGTTGTTTGATGAATATGATGAGGATTTAAAATATTATAAAGATTTATTAGAAAAACATATCAATAAAAAGATGGTTTGCACTAATCCAGATCTAATAGTTGATAGAGGAAATGAAAGAGAATTATGTGCAGGATCTGTTGCAATGGTATTTGAAAAAATGGGTGGAGAAGTTGTGTATTTTGGCAAACCTTATGCTGAGGTTTATAATCAATCTATAGATAATAAAAATAAAAAAATTCTATCAATTGGAGATAATTTGAACACAGACATAAAAGGTGCAAATCTTTTAAATTATGATTCATTGTTAATATCTAATGGTGTTCATAGAAATGAGATAATGAATCAAGGTATAGAACAAATAGCAAAGGAATATGAGACGGTTGTTAACTATATTCAGTCAGATTTGAAATGGTAA
- the typA gene encoding translational GTPase TypA, with product MSNNIRNITIIAHVDHGKTTLIDNLMKQSGSFRENEVVDERLMDSGELEKERGITILAKPASINWKNSRVNIIDTPGHRDFAAEVERVLSMADGALLLIDSAEGVMPQTKFVLSKALKQGLKPIVVINKLDKTDQRANEVLDETFDLFVSLDANEEQLDFPVLYASGRSGWADTEVDGPRTNLNPLLDLIVEHVKPAQLDRTKPFAMLSTLLYADSFLGRSLVGRITQGTAKANQSIKAINLNGKKVDEGKLTKIFRYEGTKKVPIEVGEAGDIVVVAGLEKANVADTICDPEVVEPIPATPIDPPTMSITITVNTSPLAGTEGKKLTSTQIRDRLLQEAQNNVGISFSENNGNDSFVVSGRGELMLEILLTQMRREGFEMTVSPPKVLYKTDDNGNKLEPIEEITMDLDEEHSSKVIDSMNRRKGKLIDLKDTGKNKKRLIFHAPTRGLMGYTSRFLTLTKGNGVINRIFHNYGPFEGDMEGRRNGALISMEKGKAVAFAIFNLQARGEMFVTHNDPVYPGMIVGLSPKPGDMIINVMKGKKLTNMRTQGTDENVVLTPVRKMSIAEQLSMLNIDEALEITPDSCRLRKAILDPHERKKSEKTGAAA from the coding sequence ATGAGCAACAATATCAGAAACATCACCATCATTGCCCATGTTGACCATGGCAAGACTACTCTTATTGATAATTTAATGAAACAAAGTGGATCATTTAGAGAAAATGAGGTTGTTGACGAAAGATTAATGGACTCAGGAGAGCTTGAAAAAGAAAGAGGAATCACAATTTTGGCAAAACCCGCTTCTATAAATTGGAAAAACTCTAGGGTTAATATCATAGATACGCCTGGACACAGAGATTTTGCTGCGGAAGTTGAAAGGGTATTAAGTATGGCTGATGGTGCCTTATTGCTTATAGATTCAGCTGAAGGTGTAATGCCTCAAACAAAATTTGTACTATCTAAGGCGTTAAAACAAGGTTTAAAACCAATTGTAGTAATTAACAAGCTAGATAAAACAGATCAAAGAGCCAATGAAGTTTTAGATGAAACTTTTGATTTATTTGTAAGCCTAGATGCAAATGAAGAACAATTAGATTTTCCTGTATTATATGCAAGTGGTAGATCTGGATGGGCTGATACTGAGGTCGATGGTCCAAGAACAAATTTAAATCCCCTTTTAGATTTAATTGTAGAACATGTTAAGCCAGCTCAACTTGATAGAACTAAACCATTTGCAATGCTATCAACGCTTCTTTATGCAGATAGTTTTTTAGGAAGAAGCTTAGTTGGTAGAATCACTCAAGGAACTGCTAAAGCAAATCAATCAATTAAAGCAATTAATTTAAATGGTAAAAAAGTTGATGAAGGAAAATTGACTAAAATTTTTAGGTATGAAGGAACTAAAAAAGTTCCAATTGAAGTTGGTGAAGCTGGAGATATTGTGGTTGTGGCTGGATTGGAAAAAGCAAATGTCGCTGACACAATTTGTGATCCTGAAGTAGTTGAACCAATACCCGCAACACCTATAGACCCACCAACAATGTCAATTACAATAACAGTAAATACTTCCCCTCTAGCAGGAACTGAAGGTAAGAAATTAACTAGTACTCAAATAAGAGATAGATTGTTACAGGAAGCTCAAAACAACGTGGGTATTTCTTTCTCAGAAAATAATGGTAATGACTCTTTTGTTGTTAGTGGACGTGGTGAACTTATGTTGGAAATCTTGCTCACTCAAATGAGAAGAGAAGGATTTGAAATGACCGTAAGTCCTCCTAAGGTATTATATAAAACTGACGATAATGGAAATAAACTTGAACCAATTGAAGAAATAACAATGGATTTAGACGAAGAACATTCTTCAAAAGTTATAGATTCAATGAATAGAAGAAAAGGTAAACTTATAGATCTAAAAGATACTGGTAAAAATAAGAAAAGATTAATATTTCACGCACCAACTAGAGGATTAATGGGATACACAAGTAGATTTTTAACTCTCACAAAAGGAAATGGTGTAATTAATAGAATATTCCATAATTATGGTCCTTTTGAAGGAGATATGGAAGGAAGAAGAAACGGTGCTTTAATATCAATGGAAAAAGGTAAAGCAGTTGCTTTTGCTATTTTTAATTTACAGGCTAGAGGGGAGATGTTTGTGACTCACAATGATCCTGTTTATCCTGGTATGATAGTCGGTCTATCTCCAAAACCTGGTGATATGATAATCAATGTTATGAAAGGTAAAAAATTAACCAACATGAGAACGCAAGGAACAGATGAAAATGTTGTGTTAACCCCAGTTAGAAAAATGTCTATAGCAGAACAATTGAGTATGCTGAATATTGACGAAGCATTAGAAATAACGCCAGACTCGTGTCGATTAAGAAAAGCGATTTTAGATCCTCATGAAAGAAAAAAAAGTGAAAAAACTGGCGCTGCAGCCTAA
- a CDS encoding bifunctional riboflavin kinase/FAD synthetase: protein MVKLYKNFNINKNHKQSIILIGNFDGVHLGHQKLFKLAQSYKKKYNLKIGVINFDPMPKMFFNRSLTNFRLSSIDQKLVLLNNQGVDFIITKQFDKIFSKTKSINFVKNILSQKLNARFIFVSNNFRFGNKREGDVNLLIQNEKRFNFKVVKPKPLLLKKKIVSSSLIRSYLERGFLKEANKLLNRNWSIEGIVQKGRQIGKKIGFPTCNIDIGDYVLAKPGVYAVKVLRKNNTKYIKGIANLGYRPTFNQKKILLEVHLFNFSGNLYNKYLSVEFLKFIRKEKKFKNVNQLKNQIKNDLSIAKKTK from the coding sequence ATGGTAAAGCTATATAAAAATTTTAATATTAATAAAAATCATAAACAATCAATAATTTTAATTGGTAATTTTGATGGCGTACATTTAGGACATCAAAAATTATTTAAATTAGCTCAATCATATAAAAAAAAATATAATTTAAAAATTGGTGTAATCAATTTTGATCCAATGCCAAAAATGTTTTTTAATAGGTCTCTAACAAATTTTAGATTATCGAGCATTGATCAAAAATTAGTTTTATTAAATAATCAAGGTGTTGATTTTATAATCACAAAACAATTTGACAAAATTTTTTCTAAAACAAAATCAATCAATTTTGTAAAAAATATTTTATCGCAAAAATTAAATGCAAGATTTATATTTGTGAGTAATAATTTTAGATTTGGAAATAAAAGAGAAGGGGATGTAAATCTTTTAATTCAAAATGAGAAAAGATTTAATTTTAAAGTTGTTAAACCAAAGCCTCTTTTGTTAAAAAAAAAGATAGTTTCATCATCTTTAATAAGAAGTTATTTAGAAAGAGGTTTTTTAAAAGAGGCTAATAAGCTTTTAAACAGGAATTGGTCTATTGAAGGAATCGTTCAAAAAGGAAGACAAATTGGAAAAAAGATTGGTTTTCCGACATGCAACATAGATATTGGGGATTATGTTTTAGCTAAACCCGGAGTATATGCAGTAAAAGTTTTGAGAAAAAATAATACTAAATATATAAAAGGAATAGCAAATTTAGGTTATAGACCTACATTTAATCAAAAAAAAATATTATTAGAGGTCCATTTATTTAATTTTTCTGGCAATCTATATAATAAGTATTTATCAGTTGAATTTTTAAAATTTATTAGAAAAGAGAAGAAATTTAAAAATGTCAATCAGTTAAAAAATCAAATCAAAAATGATTTAAGCATTGCAAAAAAAACAAAATGA
- the groES gene encoding co-chaperone GroES, giving the protein MKFKPLHDRVLIEVLDSSEKTAGGIIIPDTAQEKPQEGKVVAVGGGAKTEDGKLIPMDVKVGDKVLFGKWSGTEVKIDGKEYSIMKESDIMGISGK; this is encoded by the coding sequence ATGAAGTTTAAACCGTTACATGACAGAGTATTAATCGAAGTTTTAGACAGCAGTGAAAAAACTGCTGGTGGAATCATTATCCCAGATACAGCACAAGAAAAACCACAAGAAGGTAAAGTAGTTGCTGTAGGTGGTGGGGCTAAAACAGAAGATGGCAAATTAATTCCAATGGATGTTAAAGTTGGTGACAAAGTTTTATTTGGCAAATGGTCAGGAACTGAAGTCAAAATTGATGGTAAAGAATACAGCATAATGAAAGAGTCTGACATTATGGGTATTTCAGGTAAATAA
- the groL gene encoding chaperonin GroEL (60 kDa chaperone family; promotes refolding of misfolded polypeptides especially under stressful conditions; forms two stacked rings of heptamers to form a barrel-shaped 14mer; ends can be capped by GroES; misfolded proteins enter the barrel where they are refolded when GroES binds) codes for MAKIIKFDAEARASMMRGVNILADTVKVTLGPKGRNVVMDKSYGAPRITKDGVSVAKEIDLEDKFENMGAQMVKEVASKTNEEAGDGTTTATILAQAIVKEGVKYVTAGMNPMDVKRGIDAAVENVKENLISSAKKVKDSDEIAQVGTISANGDKEIGTMIAKAMQKVGNEGVITVEEAKGIDTELDVVEGMQFDRGYLSPYFITNSDKMTTELDNPYILLHESKLTNLQPMVPLLEAVVQSGRPLMIISEDVEGEALATLVVNKLRGGLKVVAVKAPGFGDRRKAMLEDIAILTGGQVISQDLGIKLENVKLEDLGSCKKIKVDKDNSTIVSGSGKKSDIAARCDSIKKQVEETTSDYDREKLQERLAKLAGGVAVIKVGGATEVEVKERKDRVEDALNATRAAVEEGIVTGGGCALLYAAQDLEKLKVKGEDQKAGVELVRKALEAPIRQITKNAGVDGSVVVGKLLEQKKTSYGYDAQSEEYCDMFAKGIIDPVKVVRTALQDAASISGLLVTTEAMIADKPEEKDAAGGMPGGMPGGMGGMGGMGGMGM; via the coding sequence ATGGCAAAAATAATTAAATTTGATGCAGAAGCAAGAGCATCAATGATGAGAGGTGTCAATATTTTAGCTGATACCGTTAAAGTTACTTTAGGTCCAAAAGGAAGAAATGTCGTAATGGATAAATCTTACGGTGCGCCTAGAATTACTAAGGATGGTGTTTCTGTTGCTAAAGAAATAGACCTTGAAGATAAATTTGAAAACATGGGTGCTCAAATGGTGAAAGAGGTTGCTAGCAAAACTAATGAAGAAGCTGGTGATGGTACGACTACTGCAACTATTTTAGCTCAAGCTATTGTTAAAGAAGGTGTTAAGTATGTAACAGCAGGCATGAATCCAATGGATGTAAAAAGAGGAATTGATGCTGCTGTTGAAAATGTTAAAGAAAATTTAATTTCTTCAGCAAAAAAAGTAAAAGATAGTGATGAGATTGCCCAAGTAGGAACAATTTCTGCAAACGGTGATAAAGAAATTGGTACAATGATTGCAAAAGCTATGCAAAAAGTTGGTAACGAGGGTGTAATTACTGTTGAAGAGGCAAAAGGAATTGATACTGAACTTGATGTTGTTGAAGGTATGCAGTTTGATAGAGGTTATTTATCTCCATACTTTATTACTAACAGTGATAAAATGACAACTGAGTTAGATAATCCTTATATCTTATTACATGAAAGTAAATTAACTAACTTACAACCAATGGTTCCATTATTAGAAGCTGTTGTGCAATCAGGTAGACCTTTAATGATTATCTCCGAAGATGTTGAAGGAGAAGCATTAGCTACTTTAGTTGTAAACAAGCTAAGAGGTGGTTTAAAAGTTGTTGCTGTTAAAGCTCCTGGATTTGGTGATAGAAGAAAAGCTATGCTTGAAGATATCGCTATACTAACTGGTGGCCAAGTAATTTCACAAGATCTTGGAATTAAACTTGAAAATGTTAAACTTGAAGACCTTGGATCTTGTAAAAAGATTAAAGTTGATAAAGATAACAGTACAATTGTTAGCGGTAGTGGTAAAAAATCAGATATCGCAGCAAGATGTGATTCAATTAAAAAACAAGTTGAAGAAACTACTTCTGACTACGATAGAGAAAAACTTCAAGAGAGACTTGCTAAATTAGCAGGTGGTGTTGCAGTTATCAAAGTTGGTGGTGCAACTGAAGTTGAAGTTAAAGAAAGAAAAGATAGAGTTGAAGATGCTTTAAATGCAACAAGAGCCGCTGTTGAAGAAGGTATTGTAACAGGTGGTGGATGTGCATTGTTGTATGCTGCTCAAGATCTTGAAAAACTTAAAGTTAAAGGTGAAGATCAAAAAGCAGGTGTAGAACTTGTAAGAAAAGCACTTGAAGCTCCTATCAGACAAATTACTAAAAATGCTGGAGTAGACGGTTCAGTGGTAGTTGGTAAATTGTTAGAGCAAAAGAAAACTTCATACGGTTATGATGCTCAAAGTGAAGAGTATTGCGATATGTTTGCTAAAGGAATCATTGACCCAGTTAAGGTTGTGAGAACTGCTCTACAAGATGCTGCTTCTATTTCTGGACTACTAGTAACTACAGAAGCTATGATCGCTGACAAACCAGAAGAAAAAGATGCTGCAGGCGGAATGCCTGGTGGTATGCCTGGTGGAATGGGCGGTATGGGTGGAATGGGTGGAATGGGAATGTAA
- the yczE gene encoding membrane protein YczE has protein sequence MFLQIKNIPKVSWSSEKPLNLKPKISTFFFLCFGLTLFGLGEGLLIVSASGASPWSVFAQGLYLNIGFSIGLMTILISIMVLLLWFPLKQKPGIGTILNALIIGLMIDVCIRYVPTPENFISQILLGAFAVLTVGIGGGIYLVANLGAGPRDGLMIGLQKKTNFPIASVRAALEITVMSIGWYLGGTVGVGTLLFAFGIGPCVALGLYLVNKIYN, from the coding sequence ATGTTTTTACAAATTAAAAATATACCAAAGGTTTCATGGAGTTCTGAAAAACCACTAAATTTAAAACCAAAAATTTCAACATTCTTTTTTCTCTGTTTTGGTTTGACCTTATTTGGTTTAGGTGAAGGTTTATTAATTGTCTCAGCATCTGGAGCATCACCTTGGAGTGTATTTGCTCAAGGTTTATACTTAAACATAGGTTTCTCCATTGGCCTTATGACTATTTTAATAAGCATTATGGTTTTGTTGCTTTGGTTTCCCTTAAAACAAAAACCTGGAATTGGTACTATTTTAAATGCTTTAATAATAGGATTAATGATTGATGTTTGCATTAGATATGTTCCAACACCAGAAAATTTTATTTCACAAATATTACTTGGAGCTTTTGCAGTGCTAACTGTAGGTATAGGAGGTGGAATTTATCTAGTCGCTAATTTAGGAGCAGGACCAAGAGATGGTTTAATGATAGGTCTTCAAAAAAAAACTAACTTTCCAATTGCCTCAGTAAGAGCAGCTCTTGAAATAACGGTTATGTCAATTGGTTGGTACTTAGGAGGCACAGTTGGAGTTGGAACTTTATTATTTGCTTTTGGAATAGGTCCCTGTGTTGCTTTAGGTTTATATTTAGTGAATAAAATTTATAATTAG